One genomic region from Spirosoma sp. KCTC 42546 encodes:
- the trpC gene encoding indole-3-glycerol phosphate synthase TrpC — MTILDEIIAQKRIEVAQRKEATSISDLEQLPDFKRQCLSARDAIQDLRSTGIIAEFKRKSPSKGIINGKADVTETTQGYVRAGAAVLSVLTDEPFFGGTPADLMAARLANPGTPILRKDFVIDRYQLLEAKAWGADLVLLIAACLTAEEVAELSLQAHDLSMQVLLEVHDEEELDRCLNHDIDLVGVNNRNLKTFTTSVDTSLRLVERIPDTFAKITESGLHDAETMLTLFRAGFDGFLIGEAFMKTADPAAALQTLVTDFTSRMPTFINSYNS; from the coding sequence ATGACGATTCTAGACGAAATAATTGCACAAAAACGAATTGAGGTAGCCCAGCGAAAAGAAGCTACTTCGATCTCCGATCTGGAACAACTACCTGACTTCAAACGTCAATGCCTCTCAGCGCGCGACGCGATTCAGGACTTACGCTCCACAGGTATCATTGCTGAGTTCAAACGTAAATCGCCCTCTAAAGGTATCATCAACGGTAAAGCAGATGTAACCGAAACCACACAGGGCTATGTTCGGGCAGGAGCGGCCGTTCTCTCGGTACTTACCGACGAGCCTTTCTTTGGCGGAACCCCTGCCGATTTAATGGCCGCTCGGCTGGCTAACCCCGGAACCCCAATTTTGCGTAAAGACTTCGTGATCGACCGCTATCAACTACTCGAAGCCAAGGCCTGGGGTGCTGATCTGGTCCTGCTCATTGCCGCCTGTTTAACCGCTGAAGAAGTCGCGGAGCTTAGCCTTCAGGCCCACGATTTGAGTATGCAGGTGCTGCTAGAAGTTCATGATGAGGAAGAGTTGGATCGATGCCTGAACCATGATATTGATTTGGTGGGCGTTAACAACCGGAATCTTAAAACGTTTACAACGTCAGTGGATACCTCCCTTCGGTTAGTTGAACGGATTCCGGATACATTTGCCAAGATTACCGAAAGTGGCCTACACGATGCCGAAACGATGCTGACCCTGTTCCGGGCGGGTTTCGATGGCTTCCTGATTGGCGAAGCGTTCATGAAAACGGCCGATCCGGCCGCGGCCTTACAAACGCTAGTCACCGATTTTACGTCACGCATGCCCACCTTTATCAACTCATACAACTCATGA
- the hisIE gene encoding bifunctional phosphoribosyl-AMP cyclohydrolase/phosphoribosyl-ATP diphosphatase HisIE, giving the protein MNSEINFDKSPDGLIPAVIQDAETGKVLMLGYMNREAYDKTVAENVVTFFSRSKQRLWTKGETSNNFLHVQEILVDCDGDTLLIKANPAGPTCHTGADTCFDEVNHPAGGNPAGGQFLNYLQGIIHDRKVNPSEKSYTTTLFNRGVNKIAQKVGEEAVELVIEAKDDNDDLFKGEAADLLFHFLVLLEQKNIDLNDIVAVLQARHVKQ; this is encoded by the coding sequence ATGAATTCTGAGATTAATTTTGATAAATCGCCCGATGGGCTTATTCCGGCGGTGATTCAGGATGCCGAAACAGGTAAAGTCCTGATGCTGGGCTATATGAATCGTGAGGCTTACGATAAAACTGTTGCCGAAAATGTCGTAACCTTTTTTAGCCGTAGCAAACAGCGGCTCTGGACCAAGGGAGAAACGTCGAACAATTTCCTGCACGTTCAGGAGATTTTAGTAGACTGTGATGGCGATACGCTATTGATTAAAGCCAATCCTGCCGGGCCAACCTGCCACACGGGCGCCGATACCTGTTTTGATGAAGTAAACCATCCAGCCGGGGGCAATCCAGCCGGGGGCCAGTTCCTGAATTACTTACAAGGCATTATCCACGATCGGAAAGTTAATCCATCCGAAAAATCATACACAACTACCCTGTTTAATCGGGGGGTTAATAAAATTGCCCAAAAGGTTGGCGAGGAAGCTGTCGAACTCGTGATTGAGGCTAAAGACGACAACGACGACCTGTTTAAAGGGGAAGCAGCTGACCTACTATTCCATTTTCTGGTGCTGCTGGAGCAGAAAAACATTGATTTAAACGATATTGTGGCCGTGTTGCAGGCACGCCACGTCAAACAATAG
- a CDS encoding RidA family protein, with protein sequence MTFIQTPDAPAPGGHYSQAVVHNGLVYLSGILPITASGQKLADASVAEQTEQILANLDAILKASGSQRTNVLKVTVYVSDISAWGTVNQLYTQFFGDHRPARSVVPVGPLHYGLSIELEAIATI encoded by the coding sequence ATGACCTTTATTCAAACACCAGATGCGCCTGCGCCGGGCGGTCATTATTCACAGGCTGTAGTCCATAATGGGTTAGTTTATCTATCAGGTATTTTACCTATTACAGCATCTGGGCAGAAACTAGCCGATGCCAGTGTGGCCGAGCAAACCGAGCAAATACTAGCCAATCTCGATGCCATTTTAAAAGCATCGGGTAGTCAACGAACAAACGTTCTGAAAGTAACGGTTTACGTATCGGACATTAGCGCCTGGGGAACGGTCAATCAACTGTATACTCAATTTTTTGGTGATCACCGTCCAGCCCGCTCTGTAGTACCGGTTGGGCCGTTGCACTATGGGTTATCTATTGAATTAGAGGCAATAGCAACGATCTAA
- a CDS encoding flavin monoamine oxidase family protein, which translates to MSEATPPYDVIVIGAGYAGLTATHELRKAEKNVLLLEARERVGGRVWTKRFDDGSYVDLGGTWVGPTQDRLYALAREFSVETFRTFDEGKSTQFFRGQVKRYKGLIPPLPIGALLSLDAAIKKMNKLSKTVNLAEPWKTPNAALFDSMTLATWMNQQMRFDVARQFFKIAAEAIWAADPAEISMLHALFYTKSGRDLDTLMNIKNGAQEERFVGGAQTTADRMAATFWDRIVFNAPVKAIVQEGELVTVIAGTKTYQAKRVIVTVPPTLQNRINFQPLLPTQRAQLIQRMPMGSVWKCYAIYEKPFWREQGLNGLAATPDGHITVTFDNSPKDGSQGVMMGFVLGNQAKEFSGLSDEDRKLSALHSFATFFGQEALKPVRYLDHSFMDEEWSRGCYAGLMGPGVWTTLGTTLRQPVGQIHWAGTETSDIWNGYIDGAVRSGERAVKECMMYDA; encoded by the coding sequence ATGTCCGAAGCGACTCCCCCCTACGATGTCATTGTTATTGGTGCGGGCTATGCGGGCCTGACAGCAACCCACGAACTCCGGAAAGCTGAAAAGAATGTCCTACTTCTGGAAGCCCGTGAGCGTGTGGGTGGGCGCGTCTGGACGAAACGGTTTGACGATGGTTCTTACGTTGATCTGGGTGGTACCTGGGTCGGGCCAACGCAGGATCGCCTGTATGCACTGGCTCGGGAATTTAGCGTTGAGACATTCAGGACCTTTGATGAGGGGAAAAGTACGCAGTTTTTTCGCGGACAGGTAAAGCGCTATAAAGGCTTGATCCCTCCCCTGCCTATCGGCGCGCTGCTAAGCCTTGATGCCGCCATCAAGAAAATGAACAAGCTATCGAAAACAGTTAACCTCGCCGAGCCCTGGAAAACTCCCAATGCGGCCCTGTTCGATTCAATGACCCTGGCAACCTGGATGAATCAGCAGATGCGGTTCGATGTAGCACGCCAGTTTTTCAAGATTGCAGCAGAAGCCATCTGGGCAGCTGATCCAGCTGAAATTTCGATGTTGCATGCCTTGTTCTACACAAAATCGGGCCGGGATTTAGATACCCTGATGAACATAAAAAATGGGGCGCAGGAAGAGCGTTTCGTTGGTGGTGCGCAAACCACTGCCGATCGTATGGCGGCTACGTTTTGGGATCGAATTGTTTTTAACGCACCAGTAAAAGCCATTGTACAGGAAGGCGAGCTGGTTACTGTCATAGCCGGAACAAAAACCTATCAGGCCAAACGGGTTATAGTAACCGTTCCACCCACGCTTCAAAATCGAATCAACTTTCAGCCACTCCTCCCCACCCAACGAGCACAACTCATTCAGCGGATGCCGATGGGTTCCGTCTGGAAATGCTATGCCATTTACGAAAAACCATTCTGGCGCGAACAGGGTCTGAACGGTCTTGCCGCTACGCCCGATGGTCACATTACCGTTACCTTCGATAATTCCCCTAAAGATGGTAGCCAGGGCGTGATGATGGGGTTTGTGCTTGGCAATCAGGCAAAAGAGTTTTCGGGACTTTCTGATGAAGATCGTAAACTATCGGCACTTCACTCTTTCGCCACATTCTTTGGTCAGGAAGCACTCAAACCTGTCCGTTACCTCGATCACAGTTTTATGGATGAGGAATGGTCGCGTGGCTGTTATGCAGGGCTAATGGGACCGGGCGTTTGGACAACCCTTGGTACTACCTTACGTCAACCTGTTGGTCAGATTCACTGGGCAGGAACCGAGACATCAGACATTTGGAATGGCTATATTGATGGGGCTGTGCGCTCAGGAGAGCGGGCGGTGAAGGAATGTATGATGTATGATGCATAA
- the trpA gene encoding tryptophan synthase subunit alpha, which yields MTQELTQNRITNLFDRKSERLLNVYFTAGFPNLDDTVSILRGLQAAGVDIVEIGMPYSDPVADGETIQQSNDKALDNGMSLKTLFTQLADCRQGTDGEPVTVPILLMGYINPVLQFGIENFCQKCQEVGVDGVILPDLPLDLFLEEYAPIFKEYGILNVNLITPQTSEARIRLIDEESNGFIYMVSSSSITGSVKGVSDTMQAYFERIEAMKLRNPRLIGFGINNHDTFDKASLHANGAIVGSAFIRHLSEKGTSAESIRAFVQTIRA from the coding sequence ATGACTCAGGAACTAACTCAAAACCGCATCACGAACCTGTTCGACCGCAAAAGCGAACGGTTGCTGAATGTATATTTTACCGCAGGTTTTCCCAATCTTGATGACACGGTGTCTATTCTACGCGGCTTACAAGCAGCCGGTGTAGATATCGTTGAAATCGGGATGCCTTACTCAGACCCCGTTGCCGATGGTGAAACCATTCAGCAGAGCAATGACAAGGCCCTGGATAACGGCATGTCGCTGAAAACGCTGTTTACTCAATTGGCTGATTGCCGACAAGGAACGGATGGCGAACCGGTTACGGTGCCGATTTTGCTGATGGGCTACATCAACCCAGTCTTACAATTTGGAATAGAGAATTTTTGCCAGAAGTGCCAGGAAGTGGGTGTCGACGGTGTTATTCTACCCGATTTACCGCTTGATTTGTTCCTGGAAGAATACGCTCCAATCTTTAAGGAGTACGGCATTCTAAATGTCAATCTTATCACGCCCCAGACGTCGGAAGCGCGTATTCGGCTTATCGACGAAGAATCTAATGGATTTATTTACATGGTTTCGTCATCAAGCATTACAGGCTCGGTGAAAGGCGTTAGCGACACGATGCAAGCCTATTTTGAGCGGATCGAAGCCATGAAGCTCCGCAATCCCCGCCTGATTGGCTTTGGCATCAATAACCATGATACCTTCGACAAAGCCAGCCTGCATGCCAATGGTGCTATCGTTGGCAGTGCATTCATTCGCCATTTATCCGAAAAAGGAACATCGGCCGAGAGCATCCGGGCGTTTGTGCAGACGATTCGGGCGTAA
- a CDS encoding phage holin family protein, with translation MGLIIRILISAVAVYIASQFIPGISVSGGAGTYLMVAIVLGFLNAFIKPILTVLTIPITILTLGIFLLVLNVLMVYLTAYLVPHFHVSGFIAALLFSFLVSIVTALIDAIV, from the coding sequence ATGGGACTGATTATTCGTATCCTTATCAGCGCAGTAGCCGTTTACATTGCCAGTCAGTTTATTCCGGGTATTTCTGTATCGGGTGGAGCCGGTACCTATCTGATGGTTGCCATTGTGCTAGGCTTCCTGAACGCTTTTATTAAGCCAATTTTAACGGTTTTGACCATTCCAATTACGATACTTACGCTCGGCATTTTTCTGCTGGTGCTAAACGTACTGATGGTTTATCTCACGGCTTATTTAGTACCGCACTTTCACGTTTCGGGTTTCATTGCCGCTTTGCTATTCAGCTTCTTAGTCTCCATAGTGACGGCGCTGATCGACGCGATTGTGTAA
- a CDS encoding PIN domain-containing protein: protein MIYDTNLLIGHIRKRSLPIIQTVIPIVVVGELEAFSLKADWGAQKIDFMRYLIDRYPIADIESDVIPVYAQIDAFSQGKLQTAPLNSSARNMGKNDIWIAATALYLDVELHTTDNDFDHLPALGLRLVKH, encoded by the coding sequence ATGATTTATGATACGAATCTCCTAATTGGTCATATTCGCAAACGTAGTCTGCCAATTATTCAAACGGTTATCCCGATCGTAGTTGTAGGTGAATTAGAAGCATTTTCCTTAAAAGCAGACTGGGGTGCTCAGAAGATTGATTTTATGCGGTATCTAATTGATAGATATCCCATTGCTGATATTGAATCTGATGTTATTCCTGTATATGCACAAATTGATGCCTTCAGTCAAGGAAAGCTCCAAACGGCACCTCTTAACTCTTCAGCCCGCAACATGGGCAAAAATGACATCTGGATAGCGGCTACAGCGCTGTATTTAGATGTGGAATTACATACTACAGACAACGATTTCGATCATCTCCCAGCTTTAGGATTACGCTTGGTTAAGCACTAA
- the trpB gene encoding tryptophan synthase subunit beta: protein MQTTLEPQTSFEVSDKGFYGHFGGAFIPEMLYPNVEELRQNYLNIIADPAFQAEFWQLLEDYVGRPTPLFLAKRLSEKVGGTIYLKREDLCHTGAHKVNNTIGQILVAQRLGKKRIVAETGAGQHGVATATVCALMGLECIVYMGSIDMERQKPNVDRMRMLGATVVPATSGSQTLKDATNEAMRHWINNPVDTHYIIGSVVGPHPYPDMVARFQSVISQEVKKQLFAKTGNANPDYVVACVGGGSNAAGAFYHYLNEPSVRLVAAEAAGQGVSSGHSAATTALGKPGVLHGSRTILMQTEDGQVIEPYSISAGLDYPGIGPLHAHLFESGRGDFYAITDDEALQAGFQLSKLEGIIPALESAHALAALEKMNLKPSDVVVVCLSGRGDKDLSTYSKYL from the coding sequence ATGCAAACAACCCTAGAACCCCAAACCTCATTTGAGGTATCAGATAAAGGCTTTTATGGCCACTTCGGTGGAGCGTTCATTCCCGAAATGCTCTACCCAAATGTCGAAGAATTACGACAGAACTACCTCAACATTATAGCCGATCCTGCGTTTCAGGCTGAATTCTGGCAGTTGCTCGAAGACTACGTCGGCAGGCCTACTCCTCTGTTTCTAGCAAAACGACTGTCGGAGAAAGTTGGTGGAACAATTTACCTCAAGCGGGAAGACCTTTGCCATACCGGAGCGCATAAAGTAAATAATACAATTGGCCAGATTTTAGTCGCACAGCGACTTGGCAAAAAACGGATTGTGGCCGAAACAGGCGCCGGGCAGCATGGCGTGGCCACCGCTACGGTCTGTGCTCTCATGGGACTGGAATGTATTGTGTACATGGGCAGCATTGATATGGAACGCCAAAAGCCCAACGTAGACCGGATGCGAATGCTTGGCGCAACGGTCGTTCCGGCCACGTCGGGCAGCCAGACGCTTAAAGATGCCACCAATGAAGCTATGCGGCACTGGATTAATAACCCAGTCGATACGCACTACATTATTGGCTCGGTGGTTGGACCGCACCCCTACCCGGATATGGTAGCCCGGTTTCAGTCGGTCATTTCGCAGGAAGTTAAGAAGCAGCTTTTTGCGAAAACCGGTAATGCAAACCCCGACTATGTTGTAGCCTGCGTTGGTGGTGGTAGCAATGCCGCAGGTGCTTTCTATCATTACCTCAATGAACCATCAGTTCGTTTAGTAGCTGCGGAAGCCGCCGGGCAAGGCGTTTCCTCGGGACATTCGGCCGCTACGACTGCGCTTGGGAAACCAGGAGTTTTACACGGAAGCCGGACCATTCTGATGCAAACTGAAGATGGCCAGGTTATTGAGCCCTATTCCATTTCGGCGGGTCTGGATTATCCGGGCATTGGCCCTTTGCACGCTCATTTGTTCGAATCGGGCCGGGGTGATTTCTACGCCATTACGGATGATGAAGCACTTCAGGCAGGTTTTCAATTGAGTAAGCTCGAAGGTATTATTCCAGCGCTGGAATCGGCCCACGCCCTGGCAGCACTGGAGAAAATGAACCTTAAGCCAAGTGATGTCGTCGTGGTGTGCCTATCGGGCCGTGGCGATAAAGATTTAAGTACGTATTCCAAATACCTTTAG
- a CDS encoding phosphoribosylanthranilate isomerase has protein sequence MKIKVCGLRDADNLKEIAALNPDFIGFIFYDQSPRFVGEDLDEAVVKAIPRSIRKVGVFVNASPDYILRSVKKYDFQYIQLHGNETPEYCRSLRNRGINIIKAFRVDESFNFSMLNNYKAQCDFFLFDAKGDQFGGNGHTFDWSILSRYDNEKPFFISGGIGLNNLDLLATLKGMKLYGVDVNSQVELAPGVKDVAKVKELIDRVRPVEEEEAV, from the coding sequence ATGAAAATCAAAGTGTGCGGTCTACGCGACGCCGACAACCTGAAGGAAATTGCTGCTTTGAATCCCGATTTTATTGGGTTTATTTTCTACGATCAATCCCCTCGTTTTGTGGGTGAAGACTTAGACGAAGCAGTTGTAAAAGCCATACCCCGGTCAATACGAAAAGTAGGCGTATTTGTAAACGCCAGTCCGGATTATATTCTGCGGTCGGTAAAGAAATACGACTTTCAGTATATCCAGTTACACGGTAACGAAACGCCCGAATACTGCCGGAGTCTGCGCAATCGTGGTATTAATATTATCAAAGCCTTTCGAGTCGATGAGTCGTTCAATTTTTCGATGCTCAACAATTACAAAGCTCAGTGCGACTTCTTTTTATTCGATGCAAAAGGCGATCAGTTCGGCGGCAACGGACACACCTTCGATTGGAGCATTCTGAGCCGATATGATAATGAAAAGCCGTTTTTCATCAGTGGTGGCATCGGCCTGAACAACCTCGATCTGTTGGCAACCCTAAAAGGGATGAAACTTTACGGCGTCGATGTGAATAGTCAGGTCGAACTAGCACCGGGCGTAAAAGATGTGGCCAAAGTGAAAGAGTTGATCGACCGCGTGCGGCCAGTTGAAGAGGAAGAGGCAGTGTAA
- a CDS encoding ATP-binding protein — protein sequence MTYEEFLLLFMGGVGMMTLYIGAQAIMTGDRAYRYYAAYTFCWISYFFIWVLWTFTDARIESVIHPFGRIGFPMLAYVFYYRFADAFLDLRRLLPRIFWLFRWMEYVLLAYVFVELITCLFFTSWTNSSTHEWVHSIMRLGVAVVSVYGIVTAWSQRSQLVYYFVTGSALLLIFGLVSMALSFTSLADNNRLVSPIFFLNVGILLELFCFSLGLSYKNKQTEIQKITIEQEVIREREQSELAQLKTHFFTNISHEFRTPLTLILGPLTDLLQKNPAQQTYQLMHRNASRLLSLVNQLLDLSKLDAGQLQPDIKPGNLTEWLRLLTGSFSSLADSRSIQLSFLPETDLFSYAYFDRDKVEKIVTNLVANALKFTPNGGIVLVRLTGSADKQAMIQVQDTGIGIPADQQARIFERFYQRSADAMVGSSSTNAEGTGIGLALVRELVSVLNGSVSVDSQEGQGTTFTVILPVGAEAWGASINTISSTTAVFQETSGTSNHKNAESIVPDQLPDDIAETSNDNQTELPLLLIIDDNDDVRYYIRQLMAPSYRIIEAREGQDGLTKATEAIPDIIICDWMMPVMNGMVFCQTLKAQSTTDHIPVIMLTAKAATENRIEGFNGGADEYVAKPFNPLELSVRVENLLAQRRKLRERFSRELYLKPTHVQVSSAEEVFLQNTIRIIENHLPESSFSTEQLADELNLSRMQLHRKLKSLTNQSATEFVRHVRLQRAANLLASRSATVSEVAFRVGFESLSYFSKSFKEQFGVLPSDYKPVDQLDTPNA from the coding sequence ATGACTTACGAGGAGTTCCTATTACTTTTTATGGGCGGTGTAGGCATGATGACGCTATACATCGGGGCGCAGGCCATTATGACCGGCGATCGCGCTTATCGTTATTATGCTGCCTATACTTTCTGCTGGATCAGTTACTTTTTTATCTGGGTACTGTGGACGTTTACGGATGCTCGGATCGAATCCGTTATCCATCCCTTCGGCAGGATTGGCTTCCCGATGCTGGCCTACGTCTTTTATTACCGTTTCGCCGATGCCTTTTTAGATCTGCGCCGATTACTCCCTCGCATCTTCTGGCTATTTCGCTGGATGGAGTATGTTCTACTTGCTTATGTGTTTGTAGAGCTAATTACCTGCCTGTTTTTCACTAGCTGGACAAATTCATCAACTCATGAGTGGGTACATTCTATCATGCGGCTTGGCGTGGCTGTGGTATCGGTATACGGTATAGTAACCGCCTGGAGCCAGCGGAGTCAGCTAGTTTATTACTTTGTAACGGGGTCCGCTCTGTTACTCATTTTCGGGCTGGTGTCGATGGCACTCTCCTTTACCTCACTTGCCGATAACAATAGATTAGTTAGTCCAATATTCTTCCTTAACGTTGGTATTCTACTTGAATTATTCTGCTTTTCGCTGGGGCTTAGCTATAAGAACAAGCAAACAGAAATCCAAAAAATTACCATTGAACAGGAAGTCATCCGCGAGCGCGAACAGAGTGAGTTAGCCCAGCTAAAAACCCATTTCTTCACAAATATCTCGCATGAATTTCGTACACCACTCACGCTGATTCTGGGACCTTTAACGGATTTATTACAAAAAAATCCCGCCCAGCAAACCTATCAGCTTATGCATCGGAATGCATCGCGATTATTATCGTTAGTTAATCAGTTGCTTGACCTGAGCAAGTTAGATGCGGGGCAACTCCAGCCCGATATAAAACCCGGCAACCTCACCGAATGGCTTCGATTACTAACGGGCTCTTTTTCATCCCTGGCCGATAGCCGATCTATTCAACTATCCTTTTTACCCGAAACTGACCTATTCTCGTATGCTTATTTCGATCGCGACAAGGTCGAGAAAATAGTTACGAACCTGGTAGCGAATGCCCTGAAATTTACGCCCAATGGTGGGATAGTGCTTGTTCGATTAACTGGGTCGGCCGATAAACAAGCCATGATTCAGGTTCAGGACACAGGAATAGGAATTCCGGCAGATCAGCAGGCCCGAATTTTTGAACGGTTTTATCAGCGGTCCGCCGATGCGATGGTGGGTAGTTCATCAACCAATGCAGAAGGAACTGGAATTGGACTGGCGTTGGTACGTGAGCTGGTAAGTGTACTAAACGGTTCAGTTTCGGTTGACAGCCAGGAGGGACAGGGGACTACGTTTACCGTTATCCTTCCCGTTGGTGCCGAAGCATGGGGGGCTTCAATCAATACAATAAGTAGCACTACAGCTGTTTTTCAGGAAACGTCTGGCACTAGCAATCACAAAAATGCGGAATCAATAGTGCCGGATCAACTGCCAGACGACATAGCAGAAACATCCAATGATAATCAGACAGAATTACCATTACTATTGATTATCGACGATAATGACGATGTACGGTACTATATCCGTCAACTGATGGCTCCCAGCTACCGGATAATCGAAGCGAGAGAGGGGCAGGATGGCTTAACGAAGGCTACCGAAGCTATTCCAGACATTATCATCTGCGACTGGATGATGCCCGTAATGAATGGAATGGTGTTCTGCCAAACTCTAAAAGCACAATCAACAACCGATCATATTCCAGTTATTATGCTCACAGCTAAAGCAGCTACTGAAAACCGGATTGAAGGGTTTAATGGTGGGGCCGATGAGTATGTAGCTAAACCTTTCAACCCACTCGAACTGTCTGTTCGTGTTGAAAACCTGCTGGCCCAACGAAGAAAACTTCGCGAACGATTCAGCCGGGAATTATACCTGAAGCCAACTCATGTTCAGGTCTCATCGGCAGAGGAAGTCTTTCTGCAAAATACAATTCGAATTATTGAGAATCATTTACCTGAAAGCTCGTTTTCGACGGAACAACTCGCCGATGAGTTAAACCTCAGCCGAATGCAGCTTCATCGGAAACTGAAATCGTTGACTAATCAATCGGCAACGGAGTTTGTCCGGCATGTTCGTTTGCAGCGAGCGGCTAATTTGTTGGCATCCCGCTCAGCTACGGTTTCCGAAGTAGCCTTTAGGGTTGGTTTCGAAAGTTTGTCTTATTTCTCAAAAAGCTTCAAAGAGCAATTTGGGGTATTGCCCAGTGATTACAAACCGGTTGATCAATTAGACACACCAAACGCCTGA